The following coding sequences lie in one Eleginops maclovinus isolate JMC-PN-2008 ecotype Puerto Natales chromosome 21, JC_Emac_rtc_rv5, whole genome shotgun sequence genomic window:
- the eif2s3 gene encoding eukaryotic translation initiation factor 2 subunit 3 has translation MAGDESGTTLGQPHLARQDLSSLDVSTLTPLSQEIISRQATINIGTIGHVAHGKSTVVKAISGVHTVRFKNELERNITIKLGYANAKVYKLDDPSCPRPECYRSCGSSTPDEFPSDIPGTKGVFKLVRHVSFVDCPGHDILMATMLNGAAVMDAALLLIAGNESCPQPQTSEHLAAIEIMKLKHILILQNKIDLVKESQAKEQYEQILAFVQGTVAEGAPIIPISAQLKYNIEVVCEYIVKKIPVPIRDFTSEPRLIVIRSFDVNKPGCEVDDLKGGVAGGSILKGVLKVGQEIEVRPGIVSKDHEGKLMCKPIFSKIVSLFAEHNDLQYAAPGGLIGVGTKIDPTLCRADRMVGQVLGAVGALPEIFTELEISYFLLRRLLGVRTEGDKKAAKVQKLSKNEVLMVNIGSLSTGGRVSAVKADLAKIVLTNPVCTEVGEKIALSRRVEKHWRLIGWGQIRRGVTITPTVDDD, from the exons ATGGCGGGTGACGAGTCTGGTACAACGCTGGGTCAGCCGCATCTGGCTAGACAAGACCTTAGTTCTCTG GATGTGTCTACTTTGACACCTCTCTCTCAGGAGATTATTAGCAGACAGGCCACAATCAATATAG gCACTATTGGTCATGTGGCCCACGGAAAGTCCACAGTAGTGAAGGCCATCTCTGGTGTCCACACTGTTAGATTCAAGAACGAGCTTGAGAGGAACATCACCATCAAGCTAGGATATGCTAACGCTAAG GTCTATAAACTGGACGACCCCAGCTGTCCCAGGCCGGAGTGCTACAGGTCGTGTGGCAGCAGCACACCTGATGAGTTCCCCTCAGACATCCCCGGCACCAAGGGCGTCTTCAAACTGGTCAG ACATGTGTCATTTGTTGACTGTCCCGGCCACGACATTTTGATGGCAACCATGTTGAACGGAGCCGCCGTCATGGACGCAGCTCTCCTGCTAATTG CTGGTAACGAGTCGTGTCCTCAGCCCCAGACTTCAGAGCATCTTGCTGCTATCGAGATCATGAAGCTGAAGCACATCCTGATCCTGCAGAACAAGATTGATCTGGTGAAGGAGAGCCAGGCCAAAGAGCAGTACGAGCAGATCCTTGCCTTCGTACAAG GCACCGTGGCAGAGGGGGCTCCCATCATTCCTATCTCAGCTCAGCTGAAGTACAACATCGAGGTGGTTTGCGAATACATCGTCAAAAAGATCCCAGTGCCCATCAGAGACTTCACCTCTGAACCCAGACTCATCg TTATCAGATCTTTTGATGTCAACAAACCCGGCTGTGAGGTGGATGATTTGAAAGGAGGTGTTGCTGGAGGAAGTATCCTGAAGGGTGTGCTCAAG GTGGGTCAGGAGATTGAGGTTCGACCCGGCATCGTGTCCAAAGACCACGAGGGAAAGCTGATGTGCAAACCCATCTTCTCCAAGATCGTCTCTCTGTTTGCAGAGCACAACGACCTGCAGTACGCTGCACCTGGAGGCCTTATCG gtgtgggCACTAAGATCGACCCCACCCTGTGCCGAGCGGATCGTATGGTGGGTCAGGTGCTGGGTGCAGTCGGAGCGCTGCCAGAAATCTTCACCGAGCTTGAGATTTCCTACTTCCTGCTCAGGAGGCTGCTGGGTGTCCGCACGGAGGGAGACAAGAAGGCTGCCAAG GTCCAGAAGCTGTCTAAGAACGAGGTTCTGATGGTGAACATCGGCTCGTTGTCAACGGGAGGACGTGTTAGCGCTGTGAAGGCTGATCTGGCCAAGATTGTCCTCACCAACCCTGTCTGCACAGAGGTCGGAGAGAAGATCGCTCTGAGCCGACGTGTGGAGAAACATTGGCG TCTGATTGGATGGGGGCAGATCAGGAGGGGCGTGACCATCACACCCACAGTGGACGACGACTGA
- the mthfs gene encoding 5,10-methenyltetrahydrofolate synthetase (5-formyltetrahydrofolate cyclo-ligase), translated as MAALRAAKQALRKEIKRRVAGLTDEEKLRQSLVLSKQLFRHPKYVSCKRIAVFLSMQDEVRTEEIIRDVFKCGKSCFIPRYESSSNHMDMLQLRSLQDMETLPLTAWNIRQPAAEDSSREEALSAGLDLILMPGLGFDSLGKRLGRGKGFYDTYLERCMKHPKGKPYTIALAFKEQLFPEIPVDDNDVLIDEVLYEIDE; from the exons ATGGCCGCCTTGCGTGCAGCAAAGCAAGCTTTAAGGAAAGAAATAAAGCGGCGTGTAGCAGGATTAACTGACGAGGAGAAGTTACGACAGTCTTTGGTCCTCTCCAAACAGTTGTTCAGACACCCGAAGTATGTGTCCTGCAAGAGGATCGCAGTGTTTCTGAGCATGCAGGATGAGGTGCGCACAGAGGAGATCATCAGAGACGTGTTTAAATGTGGAAAAAGCTGCTTTATTCCCAGATATGAGAGCAGCAGCAACCACATGGACATGTTGCAACTCCGCAGTCTGCAGGACATGGAGACTCTGCCGCTCACTGCGTGGAATATCCGGCAGCCTGCAGCAgaggacagcagcagagaggaggcacTTTCAGCAG GTCTGGATCTGATCCTGATGCCAGGCCTGGGTTTCGACAGTCTGGGGAAGCGTCTGGGAAGAGGGAAAGGGTTCTACGACACCTACCTGGAGCGCTGTATGAAGCACCCCAAAGGAAAGCCCTACACCATCGCCCTCGCCTTCAAAGAGCAGCTGTTTCCAGAAATCCCTGTTGACGACAATGATGTGCTTATTGATGAAGTCCTGTATGAGATAGATGAATAG